The DNA window TCGGTCTCACGCTCTGTCAGAGCATTTCCAGAGAGCCGCTCTGCCAGCCGCTCCGCAATCGCCGCCGGGATCTTCGAGCGCCCCCGGTGTACGGTCTCAATCGCCTCGACCAGTTCATCGATTCCCATCCCCTTCAGCAGGTAGCCCCGGGCTCCCGCCTGGATCGCGCGATAGATATCCTCATCACCGTCGAACGTCGTCAGCACAATCACGCGTGCATCGGGAAACTCTGCGCGGATGGCAGTGATGGTCTCAACGCCGCCCATCCCAGGCATACGCAGGTCCATCAAAGTCACATCGGGTTTATGAAGACGGAAGAGTTCCACCGCCTGCGCTCCGCTCGACGCCTCGGCGATCACTTCCATGCCGCCTACCATGCGCAACAACGCTACGAAGCCCTGCCGCACGACCTGGTGGTCTTCCACGATCAAGATCCGAATTGGTCCCTCTGTCTGCTCGCTCATCCTTGCTCCACTCTCTTGTTTGCCGTGTTCGCGCCAGAGATTGCCAACGACGCCTCAATCGACGTCCCAGATCCCGGACTGCTCTCAATCCTAAGCTTCGCACCAATCGCAGCAGCGCGTTCTTTCATTCCCTGAAGTCCGTAGTGCCCCTGAGGCGTCGAGGCAATTGGTAAAAATCCCTTGCCGTCGTCCGAGACCTTCAGCCGCAACCATCCCGTATCGTACTTCAGCAGGACCTCCACAGCGGTGGCAGAAGCATGACGCACCGCGTTGCTGACCGCCTCCTGCCCAATCCGCAGCATCTCGTCCTCCACAGACCGCTCCAGCGGCCGGAACGTACCAGTGACCGTCAGCTGGATGGCTGCCGCGCTGCCTTCCTGCTTTCCGCGCACGGTAGCCGCCAGCCGCGCAGGAAGCGTCTCTGCCTCGGCGTCCGACTGCGCCGATCGCAGATTCCATATCGAACGGCGCGCCTCCTCCAGGCTGCTCCTCACCATCTCCTTTGTCGACTCCACCAGCCCTTCAATTGGCCCCGGCTCGGTCGGCCAGGAGCGCGAGGACTTTAGCATCCGCCCCACCATCTCAAGCTGCAGCGAGACTCCAACGTACCCCTGCGCCAGCGTGTCGTGGATCTCTCGCGCGATCCGGTTGCGCTCACCCATTACAGCCTGGTAGCTCGCCTCCACCGACCGCACCCGTAGCCAGTAGACACCATACGTCGCGCAAGCGACTACCAAAGCCAGCAGCAGATAGAACCACCAAGTCCGGTAGAACCTCGGCTTCACCACGATGACTATTGTGGCTGAAAATTCGCTCCAAACCCCGTCGCCATTCGAAGCCGACACCAGGAACTCGTACCTACCTGCCGGAACATTCGTGTAGTAAGCGGTGCGCCGCGAGCCAGCCGTCACCCACTCGTGGTCGAATCCCCTCAGCATGTACCGGAAGATCAACTTCTGCGGAGCCTGAAAGCTTGGCGCCGCATAGTGAATCGTGATCCGTTCGCGTCCGGCAGGCACCACAAGCGCTGCGCCCGACGCGCCATCAGCCCCATCCTCCACCAGCTGGTCGTCGATCGCCACCTGCTCAATCGCCGCAACAGGTTCTATCCTGCGCTCAAGATGTGACCCCGGCAGGACGGACGCCACCCCCTTCAGCGTCGCAAACCACAGGCTGCCATCCTGCATCCTCCATCCCGCCGGACGTCCGCCGCTGCTGCACTCGCTGATCTTCATGCCGTCCGCGACGCCAAATACCTCCGCTCCTGCCGTGGCAGCCCCCCGTCAGCAAGTGCGTTCAACTGCGCCAGCGGCACACGGTAGACACCTTTCGCAGTGCCCATCCACAAGTCCTTGGACTGATCCTCCAGCACGCTGTAGATCTCGCTGGGTAACCCAGCCTTGCTCGCCGAAATCGCGGTGAACCCACCTCCGCGCAGCCGCGTCAGCCCCGCCCCATGCGCGGCGACCCACAGGGTCCCTTCGCTGTCCTCAGCCAAGGTCGTGATCGCGTCGCCACCCAGCCCGTCCCGCTGCGTGAAGTTCTTGAACCCCGTCCCATCGAACCGGCTCACACCGCCCAGCGTCCCCACCCAAAGCGTCCCGTCGCGCGCGCGCAAGATGCTGCCGATGAGATTGCTGCCCAGCCCGTCCAGAGTCGAGTAAGACGTGAATCGTCCATGCGCATAGTGCGATAGCCCGCCCCGAGTACCAATCCACAACGATCCGTCCTTGTCGGTGTAGAGCGACCGCACAAAGTCATCCGGCAGGCCATTTGCAGTCGTAAACAGCTCAAACCTTCCATCGTGCAGACGATTCAATCCATCCGGCGTTCCCACGAAGAGGTCGCCGCCAGACTCCGCCAGCGCCAGCACAACGTTGCTCGCCAGGCTGCCCGCGCCGCCGACACGAAACGTCGTCACCTTGCCGTTCTCGACTCGGTTCAGTCCACCACGGTTCGTCCCGATCCAATCCCGTCCCGCGTGGTCCTGAAAGACCGCCCGCACGAAATCATCGGACAGCCCATCCTGCACCGTCAACGTGGAGAACGCCTGTTCGCGCAGCACAGTCGCGCCGCCCGAGTCTGTCCCGAACCACATGTCGCCTTCGCTATCCTCGAAGATCGACAGCACTCCG is part of the Granulicella aggregans genome and encodes:
- a CDS encoding response regulator — its product is MSEQTEGPIRILIVEDHQVVRQGFVALLRMVGGMEVIAEASSGAQAVELFRLHKPDVTLMDLRMPGMGGVETITAIRAEFPDARVIVLTTFDGDEDIYRAIQAGARGYLLKGMGIDELVEAIETVHRGRSKIPAAIAERLAERLSGNALTERETEVLKTIALGKSNKEIASALFISEATVKTHINNLLSKLGATDRTQAARIAQQRGIVHLD
- a CDS encoding ATP-binding protein, with the protein product MKISECSSGGRPAGWRMQDGSLWFATLKGVASVLPGSHLERRIEPVAAIEQVAIDDQLVEDGADGASGAALVVPAGRERITIHYAAPSFQAPQKLIFRYMLRGFDHEWVTAGSRRTAYYTNVPAGRYEFLVSASNGDGVWSEFSATIVIVVKPRFYRTWWFYLLLALVVACATYGVYWLRVRSVEASYQAVMGERNRIAREIHDTLAQGYVGVSLQLEMVGRMLKSSRSWPTEPGPIEGLVESTKEMVRSSLEEARRSIWNLRSAQSDAEAETLPARLAATVRGKQEGSAAAIQLTVTGTFRPLERSVEDEMLRIGQEAVSNAVRHASATAVEVLLKYDTGWLRLKVSDDGKGFLPIASTPQGHYGLQGMKERAAAIGAKLRIESSPGSGTSIEASLAISGANTANKRVEQG